In Gemmatimonadetes bacterium T265, one DNA window encodes the following:
- a CDS encoding GTP-binding protein: MTEPDDARADDTPDEARAASAADPLVIRRIEYLGPMASAGGWRPEPRLPEVAFSGRSNVGKSSLINRLTRRKKLARVSHTPGRTREIHFFQVNDQFTLVDLPGYGYARISKARQAEWRPLIEGYLRTSAPLAGVVQLLDIRHEPTGDDRQVLDFLADVGVPTLVVLTKTDKLPRAQVAGRVAAIAERVGLDTDQCLPFSAETGLGRDELAEAVVSLVAAPPWREVGDAASPHGDAGPG; this comes from the coding sequence GTGACCGAGCCGGACGACGCGCGAGCGGACGACACGCCGGACGAGGCGCGTGCCGCGTCGGCCGCGGATCCGCTCGTCATCCGCCGCATCGAGTACCTCGGCCCGATGGCGAGCGCGGGCGGGTGGCGGCCGGAGCCGCGGCTGCCGGAAGTCGCGTTCAGCGGACGGTCGAACGTCGGAAAATCGTCGCTGATCAACCGGCTGACGCGCCGGAAAAAGCTGGCCCGCGTGAGCCACACGCCGGGGCGCACGCGCGAGATCCACTTCTTTCAGGTCAACGACCAGTTCACGCTCGTCGACCTGCCGGGCTACGGTTACGCACGCATCTCGAAGGCGCGACAGGCGGAATGGCGGCCGCTGATCGAAGGCTACTTGCGGACGAGCGCGCCGCTCGCGGGCGTGGTGCAGCTGCTCGACATCCGGCACGAACCGACGGGCGACGACCGGCAGGTGCTCGACTTCCTCGCCGACGTGGGCGTCCCGACGCTCGTCGTGCTCACGAAGACGGACAAGCTTCCGCGCGCGCAGGTCGCCGGACGCGTCGCGGCGATCGCCGAACGGGTCGGGCTCGACACCGACCAATGCCTGCCCTTCTCGGCCGAAACGGGGCTCGGGCGTGACGAGCTGGCGGAGGCGGTGGTGTCGCTGGTCGCGGCGCCGCCGTGGCGCGAGGTGGGCGACGCGGCGAGCCCGCACGGAGACGCGGGTCCGGGCTGA
- a CDS encoding transport integral membrane protein: protein MTTRPSGGHDVSDRPSALLARARRLLAARAPSEYSILLGFAVVIGTLTALGVAAFYGAIDLAYAAFFRWSSRAMPRLGLLAYRPLVTGAGVALAWWVMRAVGRGHDGMNVPDVQLAVVRRGADIPARPALARTLASAITIGAGGSAGSEGPVVVLGAALGSALGRAFRAASARTTVLVACGAGAAISAAFNAPLAGAFFALEEIVGTFSGTSFAPVVVASVIAAVVSRALFGNHPAFPVPSDYTYAGAGDALLGFPILGVACGLVAALFVRTYFAADDAARALRVPPAAKPWIGGALVGALVALSGGTLVGYGHLAIHVDMFGRMAWYTLAALTLGKILATSVTLNFGGSGGVFTPSLYIGAATGGAVGVALARAFPHAGLHPETYALVGMGAMIAGATDAPITGILLVFEMTNDYAMVLPLMLAVVVCHRVSRSLVPDSLYSGWLRRRGESLGHGEDHDALAGLRVGDVYDASPIAVTEDTPVASLLEQLGHTDQPALPVVDADGRVTGVITPGELARAARTVDRLEADGAGPLVLAADLAHATETVAAADSLLVAVRQLGVRGAAAIPVVDPASGRLAGLLTRAHVLAAYERAASGGAGMSPQAVTAAPSPASAEPATAHRA from the coding sequence GTGACTACACGCCCCTCAGGCGGACACGACGTTAGCGACCGCCCGTCCGCCCTCCTCGCCCGCGCCCGCCGCCTCCTCGCCGCCCGTGCCCCGAGCGAATACTCGATCCTCCTCGGCTTCGCCGTCGTCATCGGCACCCTCACGGCGCTCGGCGTCGCCGCCTTCTACGGCGCGATCGACCTCGCCTACGCCGCGTTCTTCCGCTGGTCCTCCCGCGCCATGCCCCGGCTCGGCCTGCTCGCCTACCGCCCGCTCGTCACCGGCGCCGGCGTCGCCCTCGCCTGGTGGGTCATGCGCGCCGTCGGCCGCGGCCACGACGGGATGAACGTCCCCGACGTCCAACTCGCCGTCGTCCGCCGCGGCGCCGACATCCCCGCCCGCCCGGCCCTCGCCCGCACCCTCGCCTCCGCCATCACCATCGGCGCCGGCGGCTCGGCCGGCTCCGAAGGCCCCGTCGTCGTCCTCGGCGCCGCGCTGGGGTCGGCGTTAGGCCGTGCCTTTCGCGCGGCCAGCGCGCGCACGACCGTGCTCGTCGCCTGCGGCGCCGGCGCGGCCATCTCCGCCGCCTTCAACGCCCCCCTCGCCGGCGCCTTCTTCGCCCTCGAAGAGATCGTCGGCACCTTCTCGGGTACCTCGTTCGCCCCCGTCGTCGTCGCGAGCGTCATCGCGGCCGTCGTCTCACGCGCCCTCTTCGGCAACCACCCTGCCTTCCCCGTCCCGAGCGACTACACCTACGCCGGCGCCGGCGACGCGCTCCTCGGCTTCCCGATCCTCGGCGTCGCCTGCGGCCTCGTCGCCGCGCTCTTCGTCCGGACCTACTTCGCCGCGGACGACGCCGCCCGCGCCCTCCGCGTCCCACCCGCGGCCAAGCCGTGGATCGGTGGCGCCCTCGTCGGCGCCCTCGTCGCCCTCTCCGGCGGCACCCTCGTCGGCTACGGCCACCTCGCCATCCACGTCGACATGTTCGGCCGCATGGCGTGGTACACCCTCGCCGCCCTCACGTTAGGCAAGATCCTCGCGACGAGCGTCACCCTCAACTTCGGCGGCTCGGGCGGCGTCTTCACCCCGTCGCTCTACATCGGCGCGGCCACCGGCGGCGCGGTCGGCGTCGCCCTCGCCCGCGCCTTCCCCCACGCCGGCCTCCACCCCGAGACCTACGCCCTCGTCGGCATGGGCGCGATGATCGCCGGCGCGACCGACGCCCCGATCACCGGCATCCTGCTCGTCTTCGAGATGACGAACGACTACGCGATGGTCCTGCCGCTCATGCTCGCCGTCGTCGTCTGCCACCGCGTCTCGCGCAGCCTCGTCCCCGACTCGCTCTACAGCGGCTGGCTCCGCCGCCGCGGCGAGTCGTTAGGTCACGGCGAGGACCACGACGCCCTGGCCGGCCTCCGCGTCGGCGACGTCTACGACGCCTCGCCGATCGCCGTGACCGAAGACACCCCGGTCGCCTCCCTCCTCGAACAGCTCGGCCACACCGACCAGCCCGCCCTCCCCGTCGTCGACGCCGACGGCCGAGTCACCGGTGTCATCACCCCCGGCGAACTCGCCCGTGCCGCCCGCACCGTCGACCGGCTCGAAGCGGACGGCGCCGGCCCCCTCGTTCTCGCCGCCGACCTAGCCCACGCCACCGAGACCGTCGCCGCCGCCGATTCACTCCTCGTCGCGGTCCGCCAACTCGGCGTCCGCGGCGCCGCCGCCATCCCTGTCGTCGACCCCGCCTCCGGCCGCCTCGCCGGCCTTCTCACCCGCGCCCACGTCCTCGCCGCCTACGAACGCGCCGCGAGCGGGGGGGCGGGCATGTCGCCGCAGGCCGTCACGGCAGCCCCGTCGCCAGCATCGGCCGAACCAGCCACGGCGCATCGGGCTTGA
- the hxcR gene encoding putative type II secretion system protein HxcR: MPESRPVPVLRDAVLTPPPTLTAGRPAWSTTPPADTSDAVRLLDDLLATAVRLRASDLHLEAGDQGATVRLRVDGVLRDGPAVPRALALPLASRLKILAGLDIADRLRPQDGRARVTAAGRAVELRVSTLPSVRGENLVVRLSDPAAGLESLEALGLLPSDAARLGKLLDAREGLILVTGPTGSGKTTTLYAALRRILERGGVNVITVEDPVERRLPGVVQIQIHDKAGLSFAAALRAILRQDPDVVLVGEVRDRETASIAAQAAMTGHLVLATLHTVDAASAVTRLADVGVEPFKLAAALRGVVAQRLVRRLCAACRRAVAPGWRDARLAGRAPEGALCWQAPPPATAGADRCPACDGAGYRGRVAALEILVADDAFARLVASGGTHDALTTAARRAGTPSVWDSAVSHVRTGATSVSELLRALDVPVDAPPTATPPARSVP, from the coding sequence GTGCCCGAGTCGCGCCCCGTTCCCGTCCTCCGCGACGCCGTCCTCACCCCGCCGCCGACCCTCACCGCGGGCCGCCCGGCCTGGAGCACCACGCCGCCCGCGGACACCTCCGACGCCGTCCGCCTCCTCGACGACCTCCTCGCCACCGCCGTCCGCCTCCGCGCGAGCGACCTCCACCTCGAGGCCGGCGACCAGGGCGCCACCGTCCGCCTCCGCGTCGACGGCGTCCTCCGCGACGGACCCGCCGTCCCCCGCGCACTCGCCCTCCCGCTCGCGTCACGCCTCAAGATCCTCGCCGGCCTCGACATCGCCGACCGCCTCCGCCCCCAGGACGGCCGCGCCCGCGTCACCGCCGCCGGCCGCGCCGTCGAGCTCCGCGTCTCCACCCTCCCGAGCGTCCGCGGCGAAAACCTCGTCGTCCGCCTGAGCGACCCCGCCGCGGGCCTCGAGTCCCTCGAAGCGTTAGGCCTCCTCCCGAGCGACGCCGCCCGGCTCGGCAAACTCCTCGACGCCCGCGAAGGGCTGATCCTCGTCACCGGCCCCACCGGCTCCGGCAAGACGACCACCCTCTACGCGGCCCTCCGCCGCATCCTCGAGCGCGGCGGCGTCAACGTCATCACCGTCGAGGACCCCGTCGAACGCCGCCTCCCCGGCGTCGTCCAGATCCAGATCCACGACAAGGCCGGCCTCTCCTTCGCCGCCGCCCTCCGCGCCATCCTCCGCCAGGATCCCGACGTCGTCCTCGTCGGTGAAGTCCGCGACCGCGAGACCGCCTCGATCGCCGCCCAGGCCGCGATGACCGGCCACCTCGTCCTCGCCACCCTCCACACCGTCGACGCGGCGAGCGCGGTCACCCGCCTCGCCGACGTCGGCGTCGAACCGTTCAAGCTCGCCGCCGCCCTGCGCGGCGTCGTCGCCCAACGCCTCGTCCGCCGCCTCTGCGCCGCCTGCCGCCGCGCCGTCGCCCCGGGCTGGCGCGACGCCCGCCTCGCCGGCCGCGCCCCCGAAGGCGCGCTCTGCTGGCAGGCCCCGCCCCCCGCGACCGCCGGCGCCGACCGCTGCCCCGCCTGCGACGGCGCCGGCTACCGCGGGCGCGTCGCCGCGCTCGAAATCCTCGTCGCCGACGACGCGTTCGCCCGCCTCGTCGCGTCCGGCGGCACGCACGACGCCCTCACCACCGCCGCCCGTCGCGCCGGTACCCCGTCCGTCTGGGACAGCGCCGTCAGCCACGTCCGCACCGGCGCGACGAGCGTGAGCGAACTCCTTCGGGCCCTCGACGTCCCGGTCGACGCGCCCCCCACCGCCACCCCGCCGGCCCGGAGCGTGCCCTGA
- a CDS encoding glyoxalase — MTTPAAASSLSPLTPAAASVRGRFLWYDLMVPDVDAAIRFYAAVTGWTTAPWGTAGEGSPYTMWMNGASPIGGVMTQTSAETAGGVPPYWMAHIGTPDVDATYRDALALGARSFVAPSDIPDVGRFAIVSDPQGAVFSMFQPSNPSPAPSPMPAVGEFSWHELPTIDPTSTFDFYARLFGWEKTEAMPMGPAGVYQMFGQAGTTYGAVYPSAASNRPSQWLLYVRVGDLTRALDAVRQGGGQVLREPTPVPGGQIAHCADPHGAHFALHEATAPEAQG; from the coding sequence ATGACCACGCCCGCCGCCGCATCCAGTCTCTCCCCCCTGACGCCCGCCGCCGCATCCGTGCGCGGCCGCTTTTTGTGGTACGACCTGATGGTGCCCGACGTCGACGCCGCGATCCGCTTCTACGCCGCCGTCACGGGCTGGACGACCGCTCCTTGGGGGACCGCCGGCGAGGGATCGCCGTACACGATGTGGATGAACGGGGCGTCGCCGATCGGCGGCGTCATGACACAGACGAGTGCGGAGACGGCGGGCGGCGTGCCGCCGTACTGGATGGCCCACATCGGCACCCCCGACGTCGACGCCACGTACCGCGACGCCCTCGCGCTCGGCGCGCGGTCGTTCGTCGCGCCGAGCGACATCCCGGACGTCGGACGCTTCGCGATCGTCTCCGACCCCCAGGGCGCGGTCTTCTCGATGTTCCAGCCGTCCAACCCCTCGCCCGCGCCGTCCCCGATGCCGGCCGTCGGCGAGTTCTCGTGGCACGAGCTCCCGACGATCGACCCGACCTCGACGTTCGACTTCTACGCGCGGCTCTTCGGGTGGGAGAAGACCGAGGCGATGCCCATGGGACCGGCGGGCGTCTACCAGATGTTCGGGCAGGCTGGGACCACGTACGGGGCCGTGTACCCGTCCGCCGCGTCCAACCGGCCGTCGCAGTGGCTGCTCTACGTCCGCGTCGGCGACCTCACGCGCGCGCTCGACGCGGTGCGCCAGGGCGGCGGCCAAGTACTCCGCGAGCCGACGCCGGTCCCCGGCGGCCAGATCGCCCACTGCGCGGACCCGCACGGCGCGCACTTCGCCCTGCACGAGGCCACCGCGCCCGAGGCGCAGGGCTGA
- a CDS encoding alpha-glucosidase — MTLAGRRPAAAALALCLLAFVGVGPAAIPTSAAAQRAAAPTSAVARSPDGRIVATVGVHTTPDGRTVPAYRVSYRGAPLVDASDLGLDFADGGPFGPGARIASVTHAAHDAVAHGLLGKASAARDHYRETTVALVEDAAPHRRVDVVFRAYDDGVAFRYHVPAQPGLAEFTITEERTHVALDPQSQAYALQRSGFVSSYEGFYTVAPLREIPADTLLALPVLFHHPGGAWLAVTEADLTDYAGMYLSRVQQAPGVLASRLSPWPGTPNVKVRARAPHDSPWRVLMIADAPGRLVESNLVTLLNPPSAIGDASWVRPGKTTFPWWNDYVVPDTVPFKGGLNTATTKYYIDFCAAHGIAYHTLDGFQDTAWYGGRIDPGDEHPDVTRALPTIDLPEVLRYAKARGVRLRVWTHWKALRPQLDTALARYERMGIEGIMVDFMDRDDQDMVAFYHEVVAKAAAHHLTVVFHGAYKPTGLSRTYPNLMTVEAVMGLEYDKFDGSKGVTPSHELLVPFVRMLAGPLDFHQGGFRYVTERAFHPQYTGPRVIGTRARTLATYVVYEDYLPMMADAPSAYEGQSGLDFVAGVPTTWDETRVLNADVGHVITIARRRGTTWYVGTMTDGAARAVDVPLRFLGPGPYRADVYGDVPDAPAELQHATRLVTAADVIPAHLAPAGGHAIRLTPARAGDALSRDSRDR, encoded by the coding sequence GTGACCCTCGCCGGACGCCGCCCCGCCGCGGCGGCCCTCGCGCTGTGCCTGCTCGCCTTCGTCGGCGTCGGCCCGGCCGCGATCCCCACGTCCGCTGCTGCACAGCGCGCGGCCGCGCCGACGTCCGCCGTCGCCCGCTCGCCCGACGGCCGGATCGTCGCGACCGTTGGCGTGCACACGACGCCGGACGGGCGGACCGTCCCCGCCTACCGCGTATCGTACCGCGGCGCGCCGCTCGTCGACGCATCCGACCTCGGGCTCGACTTCGCCGACGGCGGCCCGTTCGGGCCCGGCGCGCGGATCGCGTCGGTGACGCACGCCGCGCACGACGCGGTGGCGCACGGCCTTCTGGGCAAGGCCAGCGCGGCGCGCGACCACTACCGCGAGACGACCGTCGCACTCGTCGAGGACGCGGCGCCGCACCGGCGCGTCGACGTCGTGTTCCGCGCCTACGACGACGGCGTGGCGTTCCGCTACCACGTCCCCGCGCAGCCGGGGCTCGCGGAGTTCACGATCACCGAGGAGCGCACGCACGTCGCGCTCGACCCGCAGAGCCAGGCGTACGCCCTCCAGCGCTCCGGCTTCGTGTCGTCGTACGAAGGCTTCTACACCGTCGCGCCGCTACGCGAGATCCCCGCGGATACGCTGCTCGCGCTGCCCGTGCTGTTCCACCACCCGGGCGGCGCGTGGCTCGCGGTGACCGAGGCCGACCTGACCGACTACGCGGGGATGTACCTGTCCCGGGTGCAGCAGGCGCCGGGCGTCCTCGCGAGCCGGCTGTCGCCGTGGCCGGGAACGCCTAACGTGAAGGTCCGCGCGCGGGCGCCACACGACTCCCCGTGGCGCGTGCTGATGATCGCCGACGCCCCCGGGCGCCTCGTCGAGTCGAACCTCGTCACGCTGCTCAACCCGCCGTCCGCGATCGGCGACGCGTCGTGGGTCCGCCCGGGGAAGACGACCTTCCCGTGGTGGAACGACTACGTCGTCCCGGACACGGTGCCCTTCAAGGGCGGGCTGAACACGGCGACCACGAAGTACTACATCGACTTCTGCGCCGCGCACGGGATCGCCTACCACACGCTCGACGGCTTCCAGGACACGGCGTGGTACGGTGGCCGCATCGACCCCGGCGACGAGCACCCCGACGTCACCCGCGCGCTGCCGACGATCGACCTCCCCGAGGTGCTCCGCTACGCGAAAGCCAGGGGCGTCCGCCTCCGCGTCTGGACGCACTGGAAGGCCCTCCGCCCGCAGCTCGACACGGCGCTCGCGCGCTACGAGCGCATGGGGATCGAAGGGATCATGGTCGACTTCATGGACCGCGACGACCAGGATATGGTTGCGTTCTATCATGAAGTCGTCGCGAAGGCCGCCGCGCACCACCTCACGGTCGTCTTCCACGGCGCGTACAAGCCGACCGGGCTCTCGCGCACGTACCCCAACCTGATGACCGTCGAGGCGGTCATGGGCCTCGAGTACGACAAGTTCGACGGGAGCAAGGGCGTCACGCCCTCGCACGAGCTCCTCGTCCCCTTCGTGCGCATGCTCGCCGGGCCGCTCGACTTCCACCAGGGCGGCTTCCGCTACGTCACCGAGCGCGCCTTCCACCCGCAGTACACGGGCCCGCGCGTGATCGGCACGCGCGCGCGCACGCTCGCCACGTACGTCGTCTACGAGGACTACCTGCCAATGATGGCGGACGCACCGAGCGCGTACGAGGGACAGTCGGGGCTCGACTTCGTCGCGGGCGTGCCGACGACGTGGGACGAGACACGCGTGCTGAACGCCGACGTGGGGCACGTGATCACGATCGCCCGGCGGCGGGGGACGACCTGGTACGTCGGCACGATGACCGACGGCGCCGCGCGCGCCGTCGACGTCCCGCTCCGCTTCCTCGGTCCGGGGCCGTACCGCGCCGACGTCTACGGCGACGTGCCCGACGCGCCCGCGGAGCTGCAACACGCGACGCGCCTCGTCACCGCCGCCGACGTGATCCCGGCACATCTCGCCCCCGCCGGCGGCCACGCGATCCGCCTCACGCCGGCGCGCGCCGGCGATGCGCTGTCGCGCGATTCGCGGGACAGATAA
- a CDS encoding xylose isomerase produces the protein MHRRTFVRGLGAALALPAALRAYPVDARRVERIGIQLYSLRDAAKADLERTLGEIAAVGYRQVELLESMHNFDMPPERLRKVLDGLHLRAPSTHIGTDALDDLPRVVDHAHTLGHTYVVVASLPMEPSKATLDDYRHWADRFNAAGETMRRAGLWLGFHDEPENFAPIDGQVPYDVLVARTDPALVRLQLDTGNAALGGRDPLPYMERYGDRYWLFHLKDAARLGAPHDAELGTGVVDFKRLLARAGSLADKYVYVEQESYPGTPLDSARRDYKYLASLTY, from the coding sequence ATGCACCGCCGAACTTTCGTGCGCGGCCTCGGCGCCGCCCTCGCGCTCCCCGCCGCGCTCCGCGCCTACCCGGTCGACGCGCGCCGGGTCGAGCGGATCGGCATCCAGCTCTACTCGCTCCGCGACGCCGCGAAGGCGGACCTCGAACGCACCCTCGGCGAGATCGCGGCGGTCGGCTACCGCCAGGTGGAGCTGCTCGAGTCGATGCACAACTTCGACATGCCGCCGGAGCGGCTGCGCAAGGTCCTCGACGGCCTGCACCTGCGCGCGCCCTCGACGCACATCGGCACCGACGCGCTCGACGACCTGCCCCGGGTCGTCGACCACGCGCACACGCTCGGCCACACGTACGTCGTCGTCGCCTCGCTGCCGATGGAGCCGAGCAAGGCCACGCTCGACGACTACCGGCACTGGGCCGACCGCTTCAACGCCGCGGGCGAGACGATGCGACGCGCCGGCCTCTGGCTCGGCTTCCACGACGAGCCAGAGAACTTCGCCCCGATCGACGGGCAGGTGCCGTACGACGTGCTCGTCGCGCGCACCGACCCGGCGCTCGTGCGCCTGCAGCTCGACACCGGAAACGCGGCGCTCGGCGGGCGCGACCCGCTCCCCTACATGGAGCGGTACGGCGACCGGTACTGGCTCTTCCACCTCAAGGACGCCGCCCGACTCGGCGCGCCGCACGACGCGGAGCTCGGCACGGGCGTGGTCGACTTCAAGCGCCTGCTCGCGCGCGCGGGGTCGCTCGCCGACAAGTACGTCTACGTCGAGCAGGAGAGCTACCCGGGCACGCCGCTCGACAGCGCGCGGCGCGATTACAAGTACCTCGCGTCGCTGACCTACTGA
- a CDS encoding carboxymuconolactone decarboxylase: protein MAHITLPDGLPGIVGPLAAYPETARHLNGLAEALLRGPSSLTPAERELVATYTSRRNECRFCTQSHAAAARYLHERDHGAGSSATVDRVLDDLATAPVSDKMRALLAIAGKVQQGGRRVLPQDVARAREAGADDQAIHDTVLIAAAFCMYNRYVDGLATFAPERAEDYAPMGAALGEHGYLNPVGAPAGV from the coding sequence ATGGCACACATCACCCTGCCCGACGGCCTGCCCGGCATCGTCGGCCCCCTCGCCGCGTACCCCGAGACGGCCCGCCACCTCAACGGCCTCGCCGAAGCCCTCCTGCGCGGCCCGTCGTCACTCACCCCGGCGGAGCGCGAGCTGGTCGCGACGTACACGTCGCGGCGGAACGAGTGTCGGTTCTGCACGCAGTCGCACGCGGCCGCCGCGCGGTACCTCCACGAGCGCGATCACGGCGCGGGCTCGTCCGCGACCGTGGACCGCGTGCTCGACGACCTCGCGACCGCGCCGGTGAGCGACAAAATGCGCGCGCTGCTCGCGATCGCCGGCAAGGTCCAGCAGGGCGGCCGGCGCGTGCTCCCCCAGGACGTCGCGCGGGCGCGCGAGGCCGGGGCGGACGACCAGGCGATCCACGACACGGTGCTGATCGCCGCGGCGTTCTGCATGTACAACCGCTACGTCGACGGGCTGGCGACGTTCGCGCCCGAGCGCGCCGAGGACTACGCGCCGATGGGCGCCGCGCTCGGCGAGCACGGCTACCTCAACCCGGTCGGCGCGCCCGCGGGCGTCTAA
- the trpE gene encoding anthranilate synthase component I has protein sequence MSYTDFRALARPDTLVPVWRDVLLDGDTPVSAFAKLRRGPFAFLLESAPAGGETWARYTYLGTEPRGAWRLRDGVVDAWTAGEGWHGAHTPGDPIADLQARLTAFRPVDLPELGPFWSGAVGYFAYDVVRHIERLSDAPPRGVQAPDALWIFTDVLVVIDNLRAQARVVTGVPVTAADAADEGALRALHDAARARLDAVVARLREPSTLPPLDFDPGAPPATGESTISRERFEANVERIKEYVRAGDCFQALLARRIRVPHDFDGAALYRALRVLNPSPYMLHLLLDGVELVGCSPELLVRVGDAADGPRVTVRPIAGTRPRGRTPEDDARLTADLLADEKERAEHVMLVDLGRNDVGRVAEYGSVEVTSLMQVEKYSHVLHIVSQVEGRLPAGASALDVFRATFPAGTMTGAPKVRAMQIIDELEPERRGPYAGAVGYVAAGDRRTDLAITIRTCVIAGGEASVQAGGGIVYDSDPGREWEETENKARAMLTAIGRVRGAAAAAGPR, from the coding sequence GTGTCGTATACCGATTTCCGCGCCCTCGCGCGGCCCGATACTCTCGTCCCCGTCTGGCGCGACGTCCTGCTCGACGGGGATACCCCGGTGAGCGCGTTCGCCAAGCTCCGCCGCGGGCCGTTCGCCTTCCTGCTCGAGAGCGCCCCGGCCGGTGGCGAGACGTGGGCGCGCTACACCTACCTCGGCACCGAGCCGCGCGGTGCGTGGCGACTCCGCGACGGGGTGGTCGACGCGTGGACCGCTGGGGAGGGGTGGCACGGCGCGCACACGCCCGGCGACCCGATCGCGGACCTCCAGGCGCGCCTCACCGCGTTCCGCCCGGTCGACCTGCCCGAGCTCGGGCCCTTCTGGAGCGGCGCGGTCGGCTACTTCGCGTACGACGTCGTGCGGCACATCGAGCGGCTCTCCGACGCGCCCCCGCGCGGCGTGCAGGCGCCCGACGCGCTCTGGATCTTCACCGACGTGCTCGTCGTCATCGACAACCTGCGCGCGCAGGCGCGCGTCGTCACGGGCGTGCCCGTCACCGCCGCCGACGCGGCGGACGAGGGGGCGCTCCGCGCGCTGCACGACGCAGCGCGCGCGCGCTTGGACGCCGTGGTCGCGCGGCTCCGGGAGCCGTCCACGTTACCGCCGCTCGACTTCGACCCGGGCGCGCCGCCCGCGACCGGCGAGTCGACCATCTCGCGCGAGCGGTTCGAGGCGAACGTCGAGCGGATCAAGGAGTACGTGCGCGCGGGCGACTGCTTCCAGGCCCTGCTCGCGCGGCGAATCCGCGTGCCGCACGACTTCGACGGCGCGGCGCTCTACCGCGCGCTCCGCGTGCTCAACCCGTCGCCCTACATGCTGCACCTGCTGCTCGACGGCGTCGAGCTCGTGGGCTGCTCGCCCGAACTGCTCGTGCGGGTCGGGGACGCGGCGGACGGGCCGCGCGTGACCGTGCGCCCGATCGCCGGGACGCGCCCGCGGGGGCGCACGCCCGAGGACGACGCGCGGCTCACCGCCGACCTGCTCGCCGACGAGAAGGAGCGCGCCGAGCACGTGATGCTCGTCGACCTCGGCCGCAACGACGTGGGGCGGGTGGCGGAGTACGGGAGCGTCGAGGTCACGAGTTTGATGCAGGTCGAGAAGTATTCGCACGTGCTGCACATCGTCTCGCAGGTCGAGGGGCGGCTGCCGGCGGGGGCGTCGGCGCTCGACGTCTTTCGCGCGACGTTCCCGGCGGGCACGATGACCGGGGCGCCGAAGGTGCGGGCGATGCAGATCATCGACGAGTTGGAGCCCGAGCGGCGGGGGCCGTACGCGGGGGCGGTGGGGTACGTCGCGGCCGGCGACCGGCGCACGGACCTGGCGATCACCATCCGCACCTGCGTCATCGCGGGCGGGGAGGCGAGCGTGCAGGCGGGGGGCGGGATCGTCTACGACTCCGACCCCGGGCGCGAGTGGGAAGAGACGGAGAACAAGGCGCGGGCGATGCTGACGGCGATCGGGCGGGTGCGGGGGGCGGCCGCGGCCGCCGGTCCTCGGTAG
- a CDS encoding Maf-like protein codes for MSGAGDGVPVVLASQSPRRRDLLTLVGIPHTVRPADVDETVRPGEAPAPYVERLAREKARAVAAASGDAVVVAADTTVVVDGEILGKPRDAAEARAMVARLAGRTHEVFTGMAVRRGGPGAREAAAVERVRVTFRPLGAAEVAAYVATGEPMDKAGAYGIQGYGATIVERIEGDYFAVMGLSLVRLVGLLGEVGVRYEFGAGVTMGGR; via the coding sequence GTGAGCGGCGCGGGGGACGGCGTGCCGGTCGTGCTCGCGTCGCAGTCGCCGCGGCGCCGCGACCTGCTGACGTTGGTCGGCATCCCGCACACCGTCCGGCCCGCGGACGTGGACGAGACGGTGCGCCCGGGGGAAGCGCCGGCCCCGTACGTGGAGCGCCTCGCGCGCGAGAAGGCGCGCGCCGTCGCGGCCGCGTCCGGCGACGCCGTCGTCGTCGCGGCCGACACGACGGTCGTCGTCGACGGCGAGATCCTCGGCAAGCCGCGCGACGCGGCCGAGGCGCGCGCGATGGTGGCGCGCCTTGCGGGGCGGACGCACGAGGTGTTCACCGGGATGGCGGTGCGCCGCGGCGGCCCGGGCGCGCGCGAGGCGGCCGCCGTCGAGCGCGTGCGCGTGACCTTCCGTCCGTTAGGCGCTGCCGAGGTCGCGGCCTACGTCGCGACGGGGGAGCCGATGGACAAGGCCGGCGCGTACGGCATCCAGGGCTACGGCGCGACGATCGTCGAGCGGATCGAGGGGGATTATTTCGCGGTGATGGGGCTCTCGCTCGTGCGGCTCGTCGGGTTGCTCGGGGAGGTGGGGGTGAGGTACGAATTCGGCGCTGGGGTGACAATGGGCGGACGGTAG